In Bifidobacterium sp. ESL0775, the following are encoded in one genomic region:
- a CDS encoding glycoside hydrolase family 172 protein — protein MDGLTTAGARGRSRCVNAENPTGGKGVAAQTASKLGPSRKGTPCLGTVPAGESVTLMDVDGPGVIRHIWMTVTDKTSPTGPNVLRNLILEFYWDGEENPSVVCPIGDFFCCGHAQDCRVNSMPIMVAPNRGFNCYFAMPFEHAKIVLRSDHNEDVPAFFYQIDYTEYDALPADAMRFHAQWRRERVTKEAQDYTILDGVRGQGTYVGTYLALTALESRWWGEGEVKFYLDGDTDYPTVTSTGTEDYFGGAWSFAAFDENNHMHEQTYCAPFVGFPFRSQSLVGRESAYWDQATPVTRGLYRWHIPDPIYFEDDLRVTIQQIGTDESGLFERSDDVASVAYWYQNEPHTPFPPLGDRHFRQPR, from the coding sequence ATGGACGGGCTGACCACGGCGGGGGCACGCGGGCGCTCGCGGTGCGTCAACGCGGAGAACCCGACCGGCGGCAAGGGTGTGGCGGCGCAGACCGCCAGCAAACTCGGGCCTTCGCGCAAGGGGACGCCTTGCCTCGGCACTGTGCCGGCCGGCGAATCCGTGACGCTGATGGATGTCGACGGCCCGGGCGTGATCCGCCATATCTGGATGACTGTGACCGACAAGACCTCGCCCACCGGCCCGAACGTCCTGCGTAACCTCATCCTCGAATTCTATTGGGATGGCGAGGAGAACCCGTCCGTGGTCTGCCCGATTGGCGACTTCTTCTGCTGTGGCCACGCGCAGGATTGCCGCGTCAATTCCATGCCCATCATGGTCGCGCCCAACCGTGGTTTCAACTGCTACTTCGCCATGCCGTTCGAGCACGCGAAAATCGTCCTGCGCAGCGACCATAACGAGGATGTTCCGGCGTTCTTCTATCAGATCGATTACACCGAGTACGACGCGCTGCCGGCTGACGCGATGCGTTTCCATGCCCAATGGCGCCGCGAACGGGTTACCAAAGAGGCCCAGGATTACACGATCCTCGATGGTGTGCGTGGCCAGGGTACTTACGTCGGCACCTACCTCGCGCTGACAGCGCTGGAAAGCCGCTGGTGGGGCGAGGGCGAGGTCAAGTTCTATCTCGACGGCGACACCGATTATCCGACCGTCACCAGCACCGGAACCGAGGATTATTTTGGCGGAGCGTGGAGCTTCGCTGCGTTCGATGAAAATAATCACATGCACGAGCAGACCTATTGCGCCCCATTCGTCGGTTTCCCGTTCCGCTCGCAGAGCCTTGTCGGCCGCGAAAGCGCTTACTGGGACCAAGCCACACCAGTGACGCGTGGCCTTTACCGCTGGCACATCCCCGATCCGATTTACTTTGAGGACGACCTGCGCGTGACCATTCAGCAGATCGGCACGGATGAGTCCGGGCTTTTCGAACGTAGCGACGACGTGGCCAGCGTTGCGTATTGGTACCAGAACGAGCCCCACACCCCGTTCCCGCCCCTCGGAGACCGCCACTTCCGTCAGCCACGGTGA
- a CDS encoding histidine phosphatase family protein, producing the protein MKKSFITKAIAMVSGVAMLAGLAACGNDSSAKTAEAPKANGTVTIYLARHGQTASNVMHRSQGWSDWTLTQQGLDGAKYLGLGLKGTKFKAAYSGDLTRQEKTAEGALKYSGNKSIQLKQDWRLRECNFGSYEGRQDAAQNDVDIAAYYGYKDHDDLVAKNGINAAVVQQNGYYQLDKANKLGTDLPAELRAESAEAIEKRMTDVLTSIGKKEMKNGGGNVLVVSSGSAINFFLLAQKFPEYTGAGMGNDAVTKLTYKNGKFALAGPIGSMDYFNAGKAKAE; encoded by the coding sequence GTGAAAAAAAGTTTCATCACAAAGGCCATTGCGATGGTCTCTGGCGTTGCCATGCTGGCCGGGTTGGCCGCTTGCGGCAACGACTCGTCGGCCAAGACCGCTGAAGCTCCCAAGGCCAACGGAACCGTGACGATTTATCTGGCCCGTCATGGCCAGACCGCTTCCAACGTGATGCATCGCTCGCAGGGATGGAGCGATTGGACGTTGACGCAACAAGGCCTCGATGGGGCCAAGTATCTGGGCTTGGGACTCAAGGGCACCAAGTTCAAGGCCGCTTATTCCGGTGATCTGACCCGCCAGGAGAAGACCGCCGAGGGCGCGCTGAAGTATTCCGGCAACAAGTCGATCCAGCTCAAGCAGGACTGGAGGTTGCGCGAGTGCAATTTCGGCAGCTATGAGGGCCGTCAGGACGCCGCGCAGAACGATGTTGACATCGCCGCCTACTACGGCTACAAGGACCATGACGATCTGGTCGCCAAGAACGGCATCAACGCCGCGGTCGTGCAGCAGAACGGCTATTACCAGCTCGACAAGGCCAACAAGCTGGGCACTGATCTGCCCGCTGAATTGCGTGCGGAAAGCGCTGAGGCCATCGAGAAGCGCATGACCGATGTCCTGACCTCGATCGGCAAGAAGGAAATGAAGAACGGCGGCGGCAATGTGCTCGTCGTCAGCTCCGGCTCCGCCATCAACTTCTTCCTGCTGGCGCAGAAGTTCCCCGAGTACACCGGTGCCGGAATGGGCAACGACGCGGTCACCAAGCTCACTTACAAGAATGGTAAGTTCGCGCTGGCTGGTCCAATCGGATCCATGGACTACTTCAACGCCGGAAAAGCCAAGGCTGAGTAG
- a CDS encoding carbohydrate ABC transporter permease, translated as MSEKKKKLTRREKALIRTKNKLSSPWATAISIIIAALWTIPTVGLLVTSFRQNRMAISTSGWWTSLLPKNWSDFGLANYKTVLGSGYNLGSYLINSFVITIPGVLIPITLALLAAYAFAWCDFPGKNILFVIVFALQVVPVQVTMIPLLTQYVKWGINNTFWVLWLCHTIFGLPLAIFMLHNFMCDIPRELVEAAKVDGAGDVQVFLKIVLPLMVPAVASFAIFQFLWVWNDLLVALAFAGNTPATAPLTARLSDMVGSRGSAWYLLAPGAFIAMIVPVLVFLFLQRYFVRGMLAGAVKG; from the coding sequence ATGAGTGAGAAAAAGAAAAAGCTGACACGTCGCGAAAAGGCGTTGATTCGTACCAAGAACAAGCTGTCCTCGCCTTGGGCGACCGCGATCTCCATCATCATCGCCGCCCTGTGGACGATTCCTACGGTCGGCCTTTTGGTCACCAGCTTCCGGCAGAACCGCATGGCCATCTCCACCTCCGGTTGGTGGACGAGCCTGCTGCCGAAGAACTGGTCGGACTTCGGCCTGGCCAACTACAAGACCGTTCTCGGCAGCGGCTACAACCTGGGCAGCTACCTGATCAACTCGTTCGTCATCACCATCCCCGGCGTGCTCATCCCGATTACGCTGGCCCTGTTGGCCGCCTACGCGTTCGCATGGTGCGATTTCCCGGGCAAGAACATCCTCTTCGTAATCGTCTTCGCGTTGCAGGTCGTGCCCGTGCAGGTGACGATGATCCCGCTGCTGACCCAATACGTCAAGTGGGGCATCAACAACACCTTCTGGGTGCTGTGGCTGTGCCACACCATCTTCGGCCTGCCGCTGGCGATCTTCATGCTCCACAACTTCATGTGCGACATACCTCGTGAGCTCGTCGAGGCCGCGAAGGTCGACGGCGCCGGCGACGTGCAGGTCTTCCTGAAGATCGTGCTGCCGCTCATGGTCCCCGCCGTGGCCTCGTTCGCCATCTTCCAGTTCCTCTGGGTCTGGAACGATCTGCTGGTGGCCTTGGCCTTCGCCGGCAACACGCCCGCGACAGCCCCATTGACCGCACGGCTTTCCGATATGGTCGGCTCGCGTGGCTCGGCCTGGTACCTCCTCGCTCCTGGCGCGTTCATCGCCATGATCGTGCCGGTGCTGGTGTTCCTGTTCCTGCAGCGCTACTTCGTCCGTGGTATGCTCGCTGGCGCGGTGAAGGGTTAA
- a CDS encoding glycosyl hydrolase family 65 protein, whose protein sequence is MKLQKDLAHDPLDSRRYPIDPWKFSEYGYPDSESATLFSLSNGTIGVRGEANGPRNLGSGTFLSGFHETFSIRHAEEAYGFARVGQVIQGVPDTVDFKFSIDGKELADPVEISQSVDFKAGTSTRSYTYEIGDGASLDVDIVTMVCLFRADLMATVTTLRAHGRTLKVHVEGKMNTDHPIVSRDVDPRKADMIADGGLRKLEVDAISRGVADESFGAFHCLHSELTMAVGFCQQLDGQMIHEVFDVEVPDGGEKRVERFTSYNSYPINPIGIDRGLQVAIDGERNSSSLINKCSQTLNWAVNLGYESIAEQQRQWLSDFWDKTDVLIDDGGDGRLQQVMHWELFQLAQATATVTNGVSAKGLSGTGYSGHYFWDTETFIVPFLIYTNPERARDILSYRYRMLPAARKRARMMSVDGALFPWRTINGEEASAFFEAGTAQYHIDSDIAYAVYQYVSLTGDHEFMATQGIDILVETARMWASIGYIGRDGTFHINTVTGPDEYTAMVDDNYYTNVMAQFNLRKAADALEQLNNEDREAAVSRLELKLDEPAHWREAADRMKLPYDEKLNIHLQDDDIMRREPWDFEHDTERPLLLHYHPLVIYRRRVLKQVDTVLALYMLSSSFDLDSKRRDFDFYDPLTTGDSSLSAASQCIIAAEVGHGELAMKYFLESLYADVANLHSNTTDGIHLASAGGVWMSVVAGFGGLRDSGGDEISMNPRLPEQWRSLTYQILVRGSRLKVTVSHDGVDIQRLSGGPVTLIVDGESREI, encoded by the coding sequence TTGAAATTACAGAAGGATTTGGCGCACGATCCGCTGGATAGCAGGCGTTATCCCATCGACCCGTGGAAATTCAGTGAATATGGTTATCCCGATTCCGAGTCCGCCACGTTGTTCTCGCTGTCGAATGGCACCATTGGCGTGCGCGGCGAGGCGAACGGCCCGCGAAACCTGGGTTCGGGAACGTTCCTGAGCGGTTTCCACGAGACGTTCTCCATCCGCCATGCCGAGGAGGCTTACGGTTTCGCGCGCGTCGGGCAGGTCATCCAAGGCGTTCCCGACACCGTGGATTTCAAGTTCTCGATCGACGGCAAGGAACTCGCCGATCCGGTGGAGATCTCGCAGAGCGTTGATTTCAAGGCGGGCACCTCCACCCGCTCCTACACCTATGAGATAGGCGACGGGGCGAGCCTCGACGTCGATATCGTCACCATGGTCTGCCTGTTCCGTGCCGACCTGATGGCCACGGTGACCACGTTGCGCGCGCACGGGCGCACCCTCAAGGTGCACGTCGAAGGCAAGATGAACACCGACCACCCGATCGTCTCGCGTGACGTCGATCCGCGCAAGGCTGACATGATCGCCGACGGCGGCCTGCGCAAACTCGAGGTCGACGCCATCTCCCGTGGCGTCGCCGACGAGAGCTTCGGCGCCTTCCACTGCCTGCATTCCGAGCTCACCATGGCCGTGGGCTTCTGCCAGCAGCTTGACGGCCAGATGATCCACGAGGTCTTCGACGTCGAGGTGCCCGACGGCGGCGAAAAGCGCGTGGAGCGCTTCACTTCCTATAATTCTTATCCGATCAATCCCATCGGAATCGATAGAGGACTCCAGGTCGCCATCGACGGCGAGCGGAATTCCTCCTCGCTGATCAATAAATGCTCCCAGACGCTCAACTGGGCCGTGAACCTGGGCTATGAGTCGATCGCGGAGCAGCAGCGCCAATGGCTCAGCGATTTCTGGGACAAGACCGACGTGCTCATCGATGACGGCGGCGATGGCCGCCTCCAGCAGGTGATGCATTGGGAGCTGTTCCAACTGGCCCAAGCCACCGCGACCGTTACCAACGGAGTCTCGGCCAAGGGATTGAGCGGCACCGGCTATTCCGGCCATTATTTCTGGGACACCGAGACGTTCATCGTCCCGTTCCTGATCTACACGAACCCGGAGCGGGCCCGCGACATCCTCTCCTACCGGTACCGTATGCTGCCGGCCGCGCGCAAACGCGCCAGGATGATGAGCGTGGACGGGGCGCTGTTCCCGTGGCGCACCATCAACGGCGAGGAGGCCTCGGCCTTCTTCGAGGCGGGCACCGCGCAGTATCATATCGATTCGGACATCGCCTACGCCGTCTACCAATACGTTTCCCTGACCGGCGACCATGAGTTCATGGCCACGCAGGGCATCGACATCCTGGTCGAGACGGCGAGGATGTGGGCGAGCATCGGCTACATAGGCCGTGACGGCACCTTCCACATCAACACCGTGACCGGGCCGGACGAATACACCGCGATGGTGGATGACAATTACTACACCAACGTCATGGCGCAATTCAACCTGCGCAAGGCCGCGGACGCCTTGGAACAGCTGAACAACGAGGACCGTGAGGCCGCGGTGAGCCGCTTGGAGCTAAAACTCGACGAGCCCGCGCATTGGCGCGAGGCCGCCGACAGGATGAAGCTGCCGTACGACGAGAAGCTCAACATCCACCTCCAGGACGACGACATCATGCGTCGCGAGCCTTGGGATTTCGAGCACGACACCGAACGCCCGCTGCTCTTGCATTACCATCCGTTGGTGATCTACCGCCGTCGCGTCCTGAAGCAGGTGGACACCGTCCTGGCGCTCTACATGCTCTCCTCGAGCTTCGACTTGGATTCCAAGCGGCGCGATTTCGACTTCTACGATCCGCTGACCACCGGGGATTCCTCGCTTTCCGCGGCTTCGCAGTGCATCATCGCCGCCGAGGTCGGCCATGGCGAGCTGGCGATGAAATACTTCCTTGAATCGCTTTACGCTGATGTCGCCAACCTGCACAGCAACACCACCGACGGTATCCATCTGGCGTCGGCCGGCGGGGTCTGGATGTCTGTGGTGGCGGGCTTTGGCGGCCTGCGCGATTCCGGAGGCGACGAGATCTCGATGAACCCGCGTCTGCCTGAGCAATGGCGGAGCCTCACCTATCAGATCCTGGTGCGCGGATCGCGTCTCAAGGTCACGGTGAGCCATGACGGAGTCGATATCCAACGTCTTTCCGGCGGCCCCGTCACGCTCATCGTGGACGGGGAATCGCGCGAGATCTGA
- a CDS encoding LacI family DNA-binding transcriptional regulator — protein sequence MGTKKVRIEEVASQAHVSTATVSRAIRGLPGVGKSTRAHVLQVAAELGYTPSHSAASLASGSMHTVGLVLPDASRWFFANAIEAAELTLREHDYDALVYTLPDYYDVGRKTFDPEVLRSKVDAVVVLSLFFDEHEVELLRSLNVPAAFLSVDQPGFSCVGIDDELAMTKACEHLIGLGHKVIGHLSGMTNDKCPNAPTQRRRDAWRNALRDHGLEYSDSLDSPSDIMTAHNGFAATNVLLNRRPDVTAIVASSDEMAMGAIQALRNRRIEPGRQVSVVGIDGNDLAFAFGLTSVEQPVRQESRRVIELLLQAINGDDEVHKEVFDTNLVVRSSSGHVMRRWRHRR from the coding sequence ATGGGTACGAAAAAGGTCAGGATCGAGGAGGTGGCTTCGCAGGCGCATGTCTCCACGGCCACCGTCTCTCGTGCCATCCGCGGCCTGCCTGGTGTCGGGAAATCCACGCGCGCCCACGTCCTTCAAGTGGCCGCCGAGCTGGGGTACACCCCCTCGCACAGCGCCGCGTCCTTGGCGAGCGGTTCCATGCATACGGTGGGACTGGTGCTTCCGGATGCCTCCCGTTGGTTCTTCGCTAACGCCATCGAGGCCGCTGAGCTGACGTTGCGCGAGCATGATTACGACGCGCTGGTGTATACCTTGCCGGATTATTACGATGTCGGCAGGAAGACCTTCGATCCGGAGGTCCTGCGCAGCAAGGTCGACGCCGTGGTGGTGCTCTCCCTGTTCTTCGACGAGCACGAGGTCGAGCTTCTGCGCTCGCTGAACGTGCCCGCGGCGTTTCTGTCGGTGGACCAGCCGGGGTTTTCCTGCGTGGGCATCGACGATGAGCTGGCCATGACCAAGGCGTGCGAGCATCTGATCGGCCTGGGCCACAAGGTCATCGGCCACCTTTCAGGAATGACCAACGACAAGTGCCCGAACGCCCCCACCCAACGTCGCCGCGACGCCTGGCGCAACGCGTTGCGCGACCATGGCCTGGAATACAGCGACAGCCTTGATTCCCCCTCAGACATCATGACCGCGCATAACGGGTTCGCGGCGACCAACGTGCTGCTTAACCGCAGGCCCGATGTCACCGCCATCGTCGCCTCGTCCGACGAGATGGCGATGGGCGCCATACAGGCGTTGCGCAACCGCAGGATCGAGCCGGGGCGGCAGGTTTCAGTGGTCGGCATCGATGGCAATGATCTGGCGTTCGCGTTCGGGCTGACGAGCGTTGAACAGCCCGTCCGCCAGGAAAGCAGGCGGGTCATTGAGCTGCTGCTGCAAGCCATCAACGGGGACGACGAGGTGCATAAAGAGGTGTTCGACACCAATTTGGTGGTTCGAAGCTCCTCCGGGCATGTCATGCGCAGGTGGCGTCACAGGCGATAG
- a CDS encoding ABC transporter substrate-binding protein, giving the protein MKISNGKKALAAVASLAMLSGMAACGGSSSSSSSNSASNSAACKAYKQYGNLSGKTVTMYTAWIDDEGNATDKSFDQFRQCTGATVKFEGSRDESTQLPVRVKSGSAPDIAVVAQPGMLKSMVKTGKVKAVPDTVAKNIDKYYSKDWKEYGSVDGKLYGVAIDASTKSFIWYSPKKFKEKGYKVPETWDEMMDLTKKIAADNKGTKTKPWSVGIEGGSDTGWPATDWLEDAVIRFTDVDTYNKWVDHEIPFNDPKILSAFQEIGKILKNNDYVNGGFGDSQSIASTAWQDAGNPLLDGTGYMMHMAPFYQTNFKSTNPNIKIDPDGDAWVFPMPGKTKDSAPMLGGGDFAFAFSDRPEVKALLTYLSSPDWANQRAKKLGGWVYPNKGMDEKLLGSKLDKLSYDTLTNPKTEFRFDASDMMPAEVGSGSFWKKMTEYFAQNKSEKDTLDQIEATWPKDK; this is encoded by the coding sequence GTGAAAATTAGTAATGGAAAGAAAGCTCTCGCAGCGGTGGCAAGCCTTGCCATGCTGTCGGGAATGGCCGCTTGTGGCGGCTCGTCGTCGAGCTCGTCGAGCAATTCGGCTTCGAACAGCGCCGCTTGCAAGGCGTATAAGCAATACGGCAATCTGAGTGGCAAGACCGTCACCATGTACACCGCATGGATCGACGATGAGGGCAATGCGACCGACAAGTCGTTCGACCAATTCCGCCAGTGCACCGGCGCGACCGTCAAGTTCGAGGGCTCTCGTGATGAGTCCACGCAGCTTCCTGTGCGTGTGAAGTCCGGTTCCGCTCCGGATATCGCCGTCGTCGCCCAGCCCGGCATGCTCAAGAGCATGGTGAAGACCGGCAAGGTCAAGGCTGTTCCCGATACGGTCGCCAAGAACATCGACAAGTACTATTCCAAGGATTGGAAGGAATACGGCTCGGTTGACGGCAAGCTTTACGGCGTCGCCATCGATGCTTCCACCAAGTCCTTCATCTGGTATTCTCCCAAGAAGTTCAAGGAGAAGGGCTATAAGGTCCCGGAGACCTGGGATGAGATGATGGATCTCACCAAGAAGATCGCCGCGGACAACAAGGGCACCAAGACCAAGCCCTGGTCGGTCGGCATCGAGGGCGGTTCCGACACCGGTTGGCCCGCCACGGATTGGCTCGAGGACGCCGTGATTCGTTTCACCGACGTTGACACCTACAACAAGTGGGTCGACCACGAGATTCCGTTCAACGATCCGAAGATCCTGTCCGCCTTCCAGGAGATCGGCAAGATCCTGAAGAACAACGACTATGTCAACGGTGGTTTCGGTGATTCGCAGTCCATCGCCTCCACGGCTTGGCAGGACGCCGGCAACCCGCTTCTTGATGGCACTGGCTACATGATGCACATGGCGCCGTTCTATCAGACCAACTTCAAGTCCACGAACCCGAACATCAAGATTGATCCGGACGGTGACGCCTGGGTCTTCCCGATGCCTGGCAAGACCAAGGACAGCGCCCCGATGCTCGGTGGCGGCGACTTCGCCTTCGCGTTCTCCGATCGTCCTGAGGTCAAGGCTTTGCTGACCTACCTCTCCTCTCCGGATTGGGCCAATCAGCGCGCCAAGAAGCTTGGCGGCTGGGTCTATCCGAACAAGGGCATGGACGAGAAGCTCCTCGGCTCCAAGCTTGACAAGCTGTCCTACGACACGCTGACCAACCCGAAGACCGAGTTCCGTTTCGATGCTTCCGACATGATGCCCGCCGAAGTCGGTTCGGGCAGCTTCTGGAAGAAGATGACCGAGTACTTCGCTCAGAACAAGTCTGAGAAGGACACCCTGGATCAGATCGAAGCGACTTGGCCGAAGGATAAGTAA
- a CDS encoding alpha/beta hydrolase, with protein MQYITKTIKGIDGSTATLTGYIIDNSPEIDPNRRRPAVLIFPGGGFNKVTDREAEPIAMMAVGAGVQAFVLRYSIAPSRYPVQMLEGAEAMKIIRENAEAWHINPEAVTVIGFSCGGQLAASMATTTGDDVMRENGYDPDEVRANGLALGYSVLTAGKYTHAGTVDKLLGEKKTDQKMLDEISCEKHVDAKTPTTFIWQTVTDAVVPVQNSLLFINACVDAGVPVEAHIFPHGPHSLSLDTAETAAAGNTAQIEPSAQVWPSLWAAWIKRNFVK; from the coding sequence ATGCAATACATTACTAAAACCATCAAAGGCATCGACGGGAGCACCGCCACGCTCACCGGCTACATCATCGACAATTCGCCCGAGATCGACCCGAATCGTCGCCGTCCGGCGGTGCTCATCTTCCCTGGCGGCGGGTTCAACAAGGTGACCGACCGTGAGGCCGAACCCATCGCGATGATGGCCGTGGGCGCGGGCGTGCAGGCGTTCGTGCTGCGCTATTCCATCGCGCCCTCGCGCTACCCGGTGCAGATGCTCGAAGGTGCCGAGGCCATGAAGATCATCCGCGAGAACGCCGAAGCCTGGCACATCAATCCCGAAGCCGTCACCGTCATCGGCTTCTCCTGCGGTGGCCAGCTCGCAGCCTCGATGGCGACCACCACCGGCGACGACGTGATGCGCGAAAACGGCTACGACCCGGACGAGGTGCGCGCCAACGGCCTTGCACTGGGCTATTCGGTGCTCACCGCCGGCAAATACACGCACGCGGGCACAGTCGACAAGCTGCTCGGCGAGAAGAAAACCGATCAGAAGATGCTCGATGAAATCTCCTGCGAGAAGCACGTGGACGCCAAGACACCGACCACCTTCATCTGGCAGACCGTCACCGACGCGGTGGTGCCGGTACAGAACTCGCTGCTCTTCATCAACGCCTGCGTCGACGCCGGCGTGCCCGTCGAAGCGCACATCTTCCCGCACGGCCCGCACAGCCTCTCGCTGGACACCGCTGAGACGGCCGCGGCCGGCAACACCGCGCAGATCGAGCCGAGCGCCCAGGTCTGGCCGAGCCTCTGGGCCGCGTGGATCAAGCGCAACTTCGTCAAGTAG
- a CDS encoding sugar ABC transporter permease: MDILLHPESGVQKIVAMLFAILLFVVVVAVVLFITNLPKRMPSWGVALLFLLPSLALICFGLIYPSIVTFRNSFYGRDGTQGVGWANYVQIFTNPDFLRVLLNTVLWTILVPLVSTIVGLVYAVLVDRTRYEKFAKMLIFLPMAISMVGASIIWKFVYDQRVGLLSAVYVWVAKLFGHTVTAPQWLMNAPLNTFLLIFVMIWIEAGYAMTVLSTAIKGIPEDLVEASRLDGLNGWQQFIYLTIPMIRPSIVVVVTTVAMAGLKSFDIVRTMTAGNYDTSVIANEFYTQSFQNQNTGLGAALAVLMFIIVIPVVVFNIFQLRKSQDVR, from the coding sequence ATGGATATATTGCTGCACCCGGAATCGGGTGTCCAGAAAATAGTGGCGATGTTGTTCGCCATATTGTTGTTCGTCGTTGTAGTGGCGGTGGTGCTGTTCATCACCAATCTGCCCAAGCGCATGCCATCATGGGGGGTGGCACTGCTTTTCCTGCTGCCGAGTTTGGCGCTTATTTGCTTTGGCCTGATTTATCCGAGCATCGTGACGTTCAGGAACTCGTTCTACGGTCGCGACGGCACGCAAGGCGTGGGATGGGCCAATTACGTACAGATTTTCACGAACCCTGATTTCCTGCGGGTTCTGCTCAACACGGTCCTGTGGACCATCCTGGTCCCGCTGGTGTCGACGATCGTCGGCCTGGTCTACGCGGTCCTCGTCGATCGCACGCGTTACGAGAAGTTCGCGAAGATGCTGATCTTCCTGCCTATGGCCATCTCGATGGTGGGCGCCTCCATCATCTGGAAGTTCGTCTACGACCAGCGCGTCGGCCTGCTTTCGGCGGTCTATGTGTGGGTCGCCAAGCTTTTCGGACACACGGTCACGGCCCCGCAATGGCTGATGAACGCCCCGCTCAACACCTTCCTTCTCATCTTCGTGATGATCTGGATCGAGGCGGGCTACGCGATGACGGTGCTTTCCACCGCGATCAAAGGCATTCCGGAAGACCTCGTGGAGGCTTCCAGGCTTGACGGCCTCAACGGATGGCAGCAGTTCATCTACCTGACCATCCCCATGATCCGCCCCTCGATCGTCGTGGTCGTCACCACGGTCGCCATGGCGGGTCTGAAGTCCTTCGATATCGTGCGAACGATGACCGCCGGCAACTATGACACCTCCGTCATCGCCAACGAGTTCTATACCCAGTCGTTCCAGAACCAGAACACCGGCCTCGGCGCGGCCCTGGCGGTCTTGATGTTCATCATCGTCATCCCCGTGGTCGTGTTCAATATCTTCCAGTTGAGAAAGTCGCAGGACGTACGATGA